One Archocentrus centrarchus isolate MPI-CPG fArcCen1 chromosome 14, fArcCen1, whole genome shotgun sequence DNA window includes the following coding sequences:
- the gucy2d gene encoding retinal guanylyl cyclase 1, which yields MAQHIDPCCLHNLAYHPRWQHNSIKGRKKRHIWTDTFSRCSQFESFSASSLSGRSLSSKPQLPSSPVQHTRGWWRNWFLLPILIVSFSPYQARATTFTMALVGPWTCDLLYSKALPDLAATLAISRINKNTYLNKGYWYDYKLINEDCQSSRALARFAGLKGYGAAYLGPANPGYCSSAALYAKEWDLGLLSWACLKPNMYKGDTYPTFMRPLPLSSHVLFTVLRYFRWAHVAIISEESDVWETTGQELGSSLRALGLAVKPVVTMENNKEGPRKALAKVRETDRVRVVIMCMPSVLIGGQAQYQLLTTALDMRMIDRGYVFIPYDTLLYSLPYDDTPYYMLGNDTKLRRAYDGVLTITMDSGKHNFFEAFRHAQDSYEIRTTTPPEQVSPFFGTIYNMMYYTAMAAEQARTNGGRWVTGRILTESEGGFEFEGFNQPLRAGRKGEGMQAKYVVLDYSGIGNTLYSTHSLHASHTDGKSGGLKYLSRSIHFAGSTPYKDSSCWFSPYFACTGGMSSITVFLLFLMFISLLGFSANIFLRYRRGGKAGFSFGGGNSGGSTKVVLTLDDLVFINTQVSKRKLNDDSIAKSQGDMKTPHHSVSGRSYLASTPDSSNVAVFEGDWVWLKKCPAGSVSIVYSSTENVFVKLREMRHENLNLLLGLFFDSGIFGVVIEHCTRGSLEDLLNNEDVRLDWMFKSSLLMDLIRGMKYLHHRDIIHGRLKSRNCVVDGRFVLKVTDYGCNEIWIAQNIDIDEKPEDLLWTAPELLRSSNLRRRGTFSGDIYSFSIVCQEVISRSAPFCMLDMPPKEIISKVMEPPPLCRPVISVEEAPVDVIQVMKQAWSEEPERRPTFDDIFKQFKSITKGKKTNIIDSMLRMLEQYSSNLEDLIRERTEELEVERQKTDNLVAQMLPKSVAQALKTGKPVKPEHFNEVTLYFSDIVGFATISTLSEPIEVVDLLNDLYSLFDAIILLHDVYKVETIGDAYMVASGVPNRNGNRHAAEMANMSLDILHCIGTFKARHMPDLKIRIRIGLHSGPVVAGVVGLTMPRYCLFGDTVNTSSRMESTGLPYRIHVNQSTVDVLKSLNLGYKIEVRGLTELKGKGIETTYWLVGKEDFNKPLPDPRDLPGSGISLEEIPADRRQKFLDRQKKTN from the exons ATGGCACAACACATAGACCCTTGCTGTCTGCACAACCTCGCCTACCACCCGCGATGGCAGCACAACTCCataaaagggaggaaaaaaagacatataTGGACAGACACTTTCAGTAGGTGTAGTCAGTTTGaatcattttcagcatcatCATTATCAGGAAGATCATTATCATCCAAACCACAGTTGCCATCATCCCCCGTGCAACACACCCGGGGCTGGTGGAGGAACTGGTTTCTTTTGCCCATTCTCATAGTCTCATTTTCCCCTTATCAAGCCAGGGCAACCACTTTCACAATGGCCCTGGTTGGACCCTGGACATGTGACCTCTTATACTCCAAAGCCCTCCCTGACTTGGCTGCCACCCTTGCCATCAGTCGCATAAACAAGAACACCTACCTCAATAAAGGCTACTGGTATGACTACAAGCTGATCAATGAGGACTGTCAGTCATCCCGTGCCCTCGCTCGCTTTGCTGGGCTGAAAGGTTATGGAGCTGCTTACCTGGGCCCAGCCAACCCAGGCTACTGCTCCTCAGCTGCTTTGTATGCCAAAGAATGGGATCTTGGGCTTCTTTCCTGGGCCTGCCTCAAACCCAACATGTATAAAGGAGATACATATCCTACTTTCATGAGGCCACTGCCACTCTCCTCTCATGTACTTTTTACTGTTTTGCGGTACTTTCGATGGGCCCATGTGGCAATAATCTCAGAGGAATCAGACGTGTGGGAAACCACAGGACAGGAGCTAGGCTCTTCACTTAGGGCCCTTGGCCTGGCTGTTAAACCTGTGGTCACAATGGAGAACAACAAAGAAGGGCCTCGTAAAGCCCTGGCAAAAGTGCGGGAGACGGACCGGGTCAGAG TGGTCATCATGTGCATGCCTTCAGTTCTGATTGGTGGCCAAGCCCAGTACCAGCTTCTGACAACAGCCTTGGATATGCGTATGATTGATCGGGGCTATGTGTTCATTCCCTACGATACCCTGCTCTATTCACTACCTTATGATGATACACCCTACTATATGCTAGGCAATGACACCAAGCTGAGGAGAGCCTATGACGGAGTTCTAACCATCACCATGGACTCTGGTAAACACAATTTCTTTGAGGCCTTCAGACATGCTCAGGACAGCTATGAAATACGTACCACCACTCCCCCAGAACAG GTTTCTCCATTTTTTGGCACCATCTACAACATGATGTACTACACAGCTATGGCTGCTGAGCAGGCCCGCACCAATGGAGGCCGCTGGGTAACTGGTCGGATCCTAACTGAGAGCGAGGGTGGTTTTGAGTTTGAAGGATTCAATCAACCCCTGAGGGCTGGCAGGAAGGGTGAAGGCATGCAAGCTAAATATGTAGTCCTGGACTACAGCGGTATTGGCAACACGCTCTACTCCACTCATTCTCTTCACGCTTCTCACACGGACGGCAAGAGTGGGGGCTTGAAATATCTCAGCCGTTCAATCCATTTTGCAGGCAGCACTCCATACAAAGACTCAAGCTGCTGGTTTAGCCCATACTTTGCCTGTACTGGAG GCATGAGTTCGATTACTGTCTTTTTGCTTTTCCTGATGTTCATTTCGTTGCTTGGATTTTCAGCAAACATCTTTCTTCGTTACAG GAGGGGTGGTAAAGCTGGGTTCAGCTTTGGAGGTGGTAACAGTGGTGGATCGACAAAGGTAGTCCTGACCCTCGATGACCTCGTCTTCATCAATACCCAAGTCAGCAAGCGC AAGCTAAATGATGACAGTATAGCGAAAAGCCAGGGGGATATGAAGACGCCCCACCATTCAGTGTCCGGTCGCAGCTACTTAGCCTCCACACCAGACAGCTCGAATGTTGCTGTGTTTGAG GGTGACTGGGTTTGGCTGAAGAAATGTCCTGCTGGATCTGTATCAATTGTCTATAGCAGCACGGAGAATGTCTTTGTCAAG CTCAGAGAAATGAGGCATGAGAACCTCAATCTGTTACTGGGGCTGTTCTTCGACTCTGGGATCTTTGGTGTTGTGATCGAGCACTGCACCAGGGGCAGCTTGGAGGATTTGCTTAACAATGAAGATGTGCGTCTTGACTGGATGTTCAAGTCTTCCTTGTTAATGGATCTGATCCGG GGTATGAAGTACCTGCACCATCGTGATATCATCCACGGACGACTCAAATCCCGTAACTGCGTGGTAGATGGGCGTTTTGTGCTGAAGGTGACAGATTATGGGTGCAATGAGATTTGGATTGCTCAAAACATTGACATTGATGAAAAGCCAGAGG ATCTGCTTTGGACGGCCCCTGAGCTGCTGCGAAGTTCCAATCTGAGGAGGAGGGGCACGTTCTCTGGTGACATCTACAGTTTCTCCATTGTTTGTCAGGAGGTCATCTCTCGTTCTGCACCTTTCTGCATGTTGGACATGCCCCCCAAAG AGATCATCAGCAAGGTCATGGAGCCTCCTCCTTTGTGTCGACCTGTCATATCAGTGGAAGAGGCCCCGGTGGATGTGATACAGGTTATGAAACAGGCCTGGAGTGAAGAACCAGAGAGGAGACCGACATTTGATGACATCTTTAAACAG TTCAAGAGCATCACCAAGGGAAAGAAAACCAACATCATTGACTCCATGCTGAGGATGCTGGAACAGTATTCCTCCAACTTGGAGGATCTGATCAGAGAGAGGACGGAGGAGCTGGAGGTAGAGAGACAGAAGACTGACAATCTCGTGGCTCAGATGTTGCCCAA GTCTGTGGCCCAGGCACTGAAGACAGGCAAGCCTGTCAAACCAGAGCATTTCAATGAGGTGACGCTGTACTTCAGTGACATTGTGGGCTTCGCCACCATTTCAACTCTCAGCGAACCAATTGAGGTGGTCGACTTACTCAATGACCTCTACTCGCTCTTTGATGCCATCATTCTGCTGCACGATGTCTACAAG GTGGAAACTATTGGAGATGCCTACATGGTAGCCTCAGGGGTCCCCAACAGGAACGGCAATCGGCACGCAGCTGAAATGGCCAACATGTCTCTCGACATCCTCCACTGCATTGGGACCTTCAAGGCGAGGCACATGCCTGATCTCAAAATCAGAATACGCATCGGCCTGCACAGTG GCCCAGTTGTAGCAGGAGTAGTTGGCCTTACGATGCCTCGGTACTGTCTGTTTGGAGACACTGTCAACACATCATCACGAATGGAGTCCACAGGGTTGC CTTACAGAATCCATGTCAACCAAAGCACAGTTGATGTCCTGAAGAGCTTGAACCTTGGATATAAAATTGAAGTCAGAGGCCTGACAGAGttaaag GGAAAAGGTATTGAGACCACTTATTGGTTGGTGGGTAAGGAGGATTTCAACAAGCCTCTGCCTGATCCTCGAGACCTTCCAGG GTCAGGGATCAGTTTAGAAGAGATCCCTGCTGACAGAAGACAAAAATTCCTGGATCGACAGAAGAAGACGAACTAG
- the LOC115792525 gene encoding insulin receptor substrate 1-B, whose amino-acid sequence MENQAAEPQNYEDVQKSGYLRKHKSMHRRFFVLRAASEHGPARLEYYENEKKFRSKSPVPKKVLNLETCFNINKRADSKNKHMIVLYTRSESFAIAADSEEVQNEWYQAMLDLQGNCKTPEDYGSSGECSSPSPVPTFKEVWQVKVWPKGLGHARNLVGIYRLCLTDKTVNFVKLNSDVAAVVLQLMNVRRCGHSENFFFIEVGRSAITGPGEFWMQVDDSVVAQNMHETLLEAMKALSEEFRQRSKSQSVGTSCGGGTASNPISVPSRRHHPNLPPSQVGFSRRARTETPGTGGSSTSTSPTSRHGFPRARTASIGARSEESGASAKGTWASSSPSLNGSCSTTPTLRPKPTRAPTPAKITLSLARYTPNPAPSPAPSLSSSSGHGSECGLVGAAVGGMTICSYPRVSQRVSVSGSPSDYGSSDEYGSSPGEHSLLLPSLSGHHVHGEGASSYIVMGQRESLLGSHHRSKGRRILRRSSSRESEAERRLLSKRASLPLASHERLAPHRKDEDDEDDEEYAVMSQSANRQQVDLHHGSSSLTVGGGQLDVVGENRKRADKSRGEVDTGAAVDSGYMSMLPGVTSPPVSLSLSIGMSDTSAKPGADDEYMAMTPNNSVSPPQHIRQPSSEGYMVMSPNSSSSTDLHGLGMWDSRGSMESRAASDYMNISPVSSRSACSTPPSHPEQHQLQPKMFNSYFSLPRAYQHTLYTRFEDDLNKGEGKKENSGHDSAGRGGGVGYSKRNKIAMGPAGGCQLSMSSSSFSSSSASSESLEDKSMSAGRGLSLLRTGAEYKSAGTSMKEGRHHQKRASSSKSPKQQRRGRPLSVSSDITKANTLPRVKENLPPSVSQNVGEYVSIVFKENSKYDKGRCAGSEHLQPVIHGTLRPVNQPLLCHDSPANLPRSFSAPLSTSAEYVSMDLGKSSTPLTHVRSTFSTQQGPPAVAPRSQREYGTSSPLAAEGNVGYRTKIKAASVLTEVPPPFMDNKGSDPSTSARPAIHSGQPLSVEQETGLGFSPVKSFKSPERSSRLVRGDQQGRLGHCSETFNSPPLLPRHASSSTSLFPEGSQAASHRHGLDCSLWESGQAASMSATPPPQASTSSAEQGLNYIDLDLAIKESPQAGVEHTSSAYNMGGSAMGSSAGSSLNTYASIDFYKSEELRAHQNSRKDGQDC is encoded by the exons ATGGAGAACCAAGCAGCCGAGCCGCAGAACTATGAAGATGTACAGAAAAGCGGTTATCTCCGCAAGCATAAATCAATGCACCGGCGATTTTTCGTGCTGAGGGCGGCCTCGGAGCATGGTCCCGCTCGACTTGAGTACTATGAGAACGAGAAGAAATTCCGCAGTAAATCACCTGTGCCCAAAAAAGTCCTGAACCTGGAGACTTGCTTCAACATCAACAAGCGGGCAGATTCCAAGAACAAGCACATGATAGTCCTTTATACCCGCAGCGAGAGCTTTGCCATCGCTGCAGACAGCGAGGAGGTCCAAAATGAGTGGTACCAAGCAATGCTGGACCTCCAGGGCAACT GTAAAACCCCTGAAGACTATGGCAGTAGTGGAGAGTGTAGCTCTCCATCTCCTGTTCCAACTTTCAAGGAAGTGTGGCAGGTCAAGGTTTGGCCTAAAGGTCTTGGACATGCCAGGAATTTAGTGGGCATCTACCGGCTGTGCCTAACTGACAAGACAGTCAACTTTGTAAAGCTCAACTCTGATGTGGCTGCTGTAGTGTTGCAGCTGATGAATGTCCGCAGATGTGGTCATTCAGAGAATTTTTTCTTCATTGAAGTGGGGCGCTCAGCAATTACTGGCCCTGGAGAGTTCTGGATGCAGGTggatgactctgtggtggctcAGAACATGCATGAGACCCTGCTAGAGGCCATGAAGGCCCTAAGTGAAGAGTTCCGTCAGCGCAGCAAATCTCAGTCTGTGGGAACATCATGCGGAGGTGGTACTGCTTCAAATCCAATCAGTGTCCCGAGCCGTCGTCATCACCCAAATCTGCCACCAAGCCAGGTGGGATTCTCGAGACGGGCGCGCACAGAGACCCCCGGAACAGGAGGCAGCAGTACGAGCACATCACCTACATCACGCCATGGTTTTCCAAGGGCACGAACAGCCAGCATCGGTGCCAGGTCGGAGGAGAGTGGAGCAAGTGCCAAAGGGACGTGGGCCAGCTCGAGCCCAAGTCTTAATGGATCCTGCTCAACTACTCCGACACTGAGACCCAAGCCCACCAGGGCCCCAACCCCCGCTAAGATTACCCTCAGCCTTGCACGATACACACCTAACCCTGCTCCTTCCCCTGCACCAAGTCTATCCTCCAGCTCTGGTCATGGTTCAGAGTGCGGCCTAGTGGGGGCAGCAGTGGGAGGCATGACAATCTGCTCTTACCCTCGTGTATCACAAAGAGTTTCTGTTTCAGGTTCACCCAGTGACTATGGATCCTCGGATGAGTATGGTTCCAGCCCTGGTGAACACTCTCTGCTCCTACCAAGCCTGTCTGGACATCACGTACATGGAGAAGGCGCCTCCAGCTATATAGTCATGGGACAGCGAGAAAGTCTACTTGGTTCCCATCATCGCTCCAAAGGCAGACGTATACTGCGGCGTTCATCCAGTCGTGAATCAGAGGCAGAACGCAGACTGCTCAGTAAAAGGGCTTCCCTGCCTTTGGCATCTCATGAACGACTGGCTCCGCATagaaaagatgaagatgatgaggatgatgaagaaTATGCCGTCATGTCGCAGAGCGCTAACAGACAGCAAGTTGATTTGCACCACGGCTCAAGCAGTCTGACAGTTGGGGGTGGGCAACTTGATGTAGTAGGGGAGAATAGGAAGAGGGCTGACAAAAGCAGGGGAGAAGTGGACACAGGGGCAGCTGTGGATAGTGGCTATATGTCAATGTTGCCTGGAGTGACGTCCCCTCctgtttcactctctctctcaataGGTATGTCTGACACCAGTGCTAAACCTGGGGCAGATGACGAATACATGGCCATGACCCCCAACAACAGTGTGTCCCCTCCTCAGCACATCCGCCAGCCCAGTTCAGAGGGCTACATGGTCATGTCTCCTAATAGCAGCAGCTCCACAGACCTGCATGGACTGGGCATGTGGGATAGCAGGGGCAGCATGGAGAGCCGGGCTGCCAGTGACTACATGAACATCTCACCTGTGAGCAGCCGCTCTGCCTGCAGCACACCGCCTTCCCATCCTGAGCAGCACCAACTTCAACCAAAAATGTTTAATTCCTACTTCTCCCTGCCACGAGCTTATCAACATACTCTCTATACTCGCTTTGAGGACGACTTGAACAAAggagaagggaaaaaagaaaacagcggACATGATAGTGCTGGAAGGGGAGGAGGAGTTGGATATAGCAAGAGAAACAAAATTGCAATGGGCCCCGCAGGAGGCTGCCAACTTTCCAtgtcttcctcttccttctcctctAGCTCAGCCAGCAGTGAAAGCCTGGAAGACAAGTCCATGTCAGCGGGGAGAGGGTTAAGTTTATTAAGAACCGGAGCAGAATACAAGAGTGCAGGGACGAGCATGAAAGAGGGGCGTCACCACCAAAAACGTGCATCGAGTAGTAAGAGTCCAAAGCAGCAAAGGCGGGGTCGTCCCCTCAGCGTGTCTTCAGACATTACTAAAGCAAACACCCTGCCCAGGGTTAAGGAGAATCTGCCGCCATCAGTGTCTCAGAATGTTGGTGAGTATGTCAGTATTGTCTTCAAGGAAAACAGTAAATATGACAAGGGACGATGTGCAGGGTCTGAACATTTACAGCCTGTGATCCATGGAACCCTCCGGCCTGTGAATCAACCACTCCTCTGCCATGATAGTCCTGCTAACCTTCCCCGTAGCTTCTCTGCACCATTGTCCACCTCTGCTGAGTATGTCAGCATGGATTTAGGGAAATCCTCAACACCACTGACTCATGTTAGATCCACATTCAGCACCCAACAGGGCCCACCAGCTGTTGCCCCCAGGTCCCAACGTGAATATGGCACATCGTCCCCTCTGGCCGCAGAGGGCAACGTGGGGTACAGAACGAAAATAAAGGCAGCATCAGTGCTGACAGAAGTCCCACCTCCATTTATGGACAACAAAGGTTCAGATCCCAGCACTTCAGCACGACCTGCCATCCACTCTGGTCAACCCTTATCTGTGGAACAGGAGACAGGTTTGGGCTTTTCACCAGTCAAGTCCTTCAAGTCTCCTGAGCGGAGCAGCAGACTGGTCCGAGGTGACCAGCAGGGACGCCTGGGCCACTGCTCAGAGACATTTAATTCACCCCCCTTACTACCACGCCACGCATCCTCTTCTACCTCCCTCTTCCCAGAGGGCAGCCAGGCAGCAAGCCATCGGCATGGTTTGGACTGCTCACTGTGGGAGAGCGGGCAGGCTGCTAGTATGTCTGCCACACCTCCACCTCAAGCCTCCACCTCATCTGCAGAACAAGGCCTTAACTATATTGACCTTGACTTGGCCATTAAGGAGAGCCCTCAAGCTGGAGTGGAGCACACCTCTTCTGCCTACAACATGGGAGGAAGCGCTATGGGTAGCAGTGCTGGCTCCAGCCTCAACACTTACGCCAGTATTGATTTCTATAAATCAGAAGAATTGAGAGCACACCAGAACAGTAGAAAGGATGGTCAAG